The stretch of DNA CCAGGATGGGGCCGATGCAGGGTGTCCAGCCGAAAGCGAAGGCGAGGCCCACGACATAGGCACCGAGGAGGCCCAAGGGCCGGTTCTTGACCTCGGCCCGCCTCTCGTAGAGCAGCCAATCGATCTTGAGGAGGCCTGCGGTGTGCAGGCCGAGTACGATCATGACCGCGCCTCCCACTGTACCCAGCGCCCGTTTGTGCTCCTGCAACACGGAGCCGATCAGCGTGGCCGCCGCCCCCAGGGCCACGAAGACGGTGGAAAAACCGAGGACGAAGGCTACGCTCGTGAGCCCTACCCGACGGGCGAGCCCGGCCGGGGCCTCCGCCTGCTTCAGCTCGGCTACGTTCACGCCGCTGATGAAGGACAGGTAGCCGGGCACGATTGGGAGCACGCAGGGGGACAGGAAGGAGATCAAGCCGGCCAGGAAAGCGGTCAGGAGGGAGACGGAGTCGCCGCTCATGGCTCTAGCGCAGCCGCTCCAGCATCAGATTGTCCGAGGCCTTGCGTCCGACCTTGGCCAGGTCAAACCACTTCCCCTCGATCTTCACGCGCACCACGTCCGCCGTGAAATCGTTGTTGGTGCCG from Vicinamibacteria bacterium encodes:
- a CDS encoding cytochrome c biogenesis protein CcdA, with amino-acid sequence MSGDSVSLLTAFLAGLISFLSPCVLPIVPGYLSFISGVNVAELKQAEAPAGLARRVGLTSVAFVLGFSTVFVALGAAATLIGSVLQEHKRALGTVGGAVMIVLGLHTAGLLKIDWLLYERRAEVKNRPLGLLGAYVVGLAFAFGWTPCIGPILGAILLYASQEETVLKGIVLLSAYAAGLGIPFIASGLAVNGFFTAFRRLRGWMRPIECVSGALLVGVGLLLLTDRLTLLSQYFSRLFPSLARLG